A portion of the Salarias fasciatus chromosome 15, fSalaFa1.1, whole genome shotgun sequence genome contains these proteins:
- the casp8ap2 gene encoding CASP8-associated protein 2 isoform X2 — translation MDRTCAPPGASEDSVDIYDGLDVGVSGCAESPRVAARLRESMDLYEELVTEEERCKEASYAELKSRFEAAQSQIEELRARLEQMETQNSGLTSENCCLKKNLSSLLQTARQEVKRKDAEILRLSQRSQKSHYHPQPRFSLQDPHQSQRASTVTSSSKPPPPPPGPAPAAPPLPPRPPGDPAQTCRREGTETTGAPKPSSHAPPRRDCEAADRLTPRCREDKQSEKDSETPARRPRGASERPGPASEQIRSHRAEGRRQGEVSDGETKTSSPDASHRSQSDKKASSSSRERRHDKSRSESDRGAPRGSKDVHSREREERTSRTGDKHRRGSRHAERHSDPAKERKDPRDRNHQRREDRRREDDGQQRPKLDSQTESGRERDKRRNKEDKREKTVKTFPRESADGRKPGGEENSPSRKLCFMETLNLTLSPIKKPAPASGGGQEAEGGRTPDGDGDPPRLEDMCVIDEADVSESEAGLAEASNSALNGQEGGLGPRRSPDTAEPEVPVLPGPEPQDSPSCQGGRGLQHHQDQVRTDSESRADGAESEDGDPTESGQRTSRKLQSADCGESSGPPAAVEDPMVLRPGPVPQSSSQDSPRQLAVPPPPAEGSAAEDTSLRTSPDQEARSPAPPQDSPQKPCPPPAPPQDSPQKPCPPPVPPQDSPQKPCPPPVPPQDSPQKPCPPPVPPQDSPVEPRPPPVPPQDAPEEPRPPPVPPQDSPQKPCPPPVPPQDAPEEPRPPPVPPQDAPQKPCPPPVPPQDAPQKPCPPPVPPQDAPQKPCPPPVPPQDAPQKPCPPPVPPQDAPQEPHPPALEDQSSNRLDSSQNAAAVPGTLSLDSLPQDGLSLSEAILALAQEDSGESPAEPGSSAGRVGPPRGVGVSEEKLPERLSRLNVTPKKSFSPGKRQEASGSGPFLHDEDSMMRTLNGLKRIPDAISPLRSPVHGAKRTLSHLHGKPGHVKSLQKEFSGPPLDASSKKLDVNKENKYPGSPANRDAPNLPDKASDPSSGLSDTELEEGEIVSEPDEAPAGSPAPAAKRAKLAPPVKSKASPKSVLKRTRDERASKESRDTAAGSTPSPKSRFKTVRPAATKASFSTIDDIMETFKLVRTEIRKKYMKLHKTFPKKSFYGVMDNFQESFVDFVDGAQFGAICSHSADLKSKLKKLITSVFSKVSNNGIVKRIFEQQAVDMKQKLWDFVDAQVNYLFREIDATLQGLCRPSQSNDKRPGRQDKPPRSPTRKPHCQQTEAPCAAFSLNPARPCTYKKGLGSRGKDIRITEREGKAESNPPNDAAEFLPPKKLSTPEKSRSVAVSQNGLLVDKTDFQLLTEQQASSLTFNLVRDSQMGEIFKCLLQGSDLLESGGDNGAWTLASPRKDGERFVSVATPTKFDSPSKLFSPTKLDTPTKLVAAWASISPRRLSSPRLKDPVHLNPALFDESCMLELPSDTAVQPQKSFSILTEDLAVSLTIPSPLKSDSHLSFLQPSGAGMHLVSTPDSVISAHISEDALMDGEDATEQDIHLALDTDNSSCDPSSSSGASSPLATPFVFNPDKPMQALVMEKSNDHFIVKIRQANGGIPQTDEDSLDRTITEEAQHEEQDVTALESREHQEHDGTALESQRHQERDGMALESREHQEHDGTALESREHQEHDGTALESREHQEHDGTALESQEHKEHDGMALESQRHQEHDGTALESQTNTGVIERSHEDSCSGSTVPSEPSISNFPERSANSQTTAKLNATLTHKERRKLMKETIHKRERSSQSSSRNCSPDPSVAKLPDGGLDDSLDTSRQNSDCTVIAEESREGLGREDIPPECPSEVLSDEPQKTVGSSTGSGPDVQNHLRDSDCDQQVQTGASLTSDPKRDETDVSESERCLAIAEDSSSSPQKPQTNHNKSRKRKKHQKKSKAKRSKDEESRKDKESPSSLASLSPNSLSAKNVVRKKGEVVIAWTRDEDRAILIALKTEGASRETFSALSERLHKPSEQVAHRFHQLMKLFRKMDS, via the exons ATGGACCGCACCTGTGCTC CCCCGGGAGCCAGCGAGGACTCTGTGGACATCTACGACGGGCTGGACGTGGGCGTGAGCGGCTGTGCAG AGTCGCCTCGAGTCGCCGCTCGCCTCCGAGAGTCCATGGACCTGTACGAGGAGCTGGTGACCGAGGAGGAGCGCTGCAAGGAGGCGTCGTACGCCGAG TTGAAATCCAGAtttgaagcagctcagagccAAATTGAGGAGCTGAGAGCGAGGCTGGAGCAGATGGAGACCCAG AACTCGGGTCTGACCAGTGAGAACTGCTGCCTGAAGAAGAACCTCTCGTCTCTTCTTCAAACGGCccgacaggaagtgaagaggaaagacgCGGAGATCTTGAGGCTGTCTCAACG GTCACAGAAGTCCCACTACCATCCACAGCCTCGCTTCAGTCTGCAGGATCCACATCAGTCTCAGCGCGCCTCCACAGTCACCTCCTCCAGTaaaccacctcctccaccccctggccccgcccccgcggCTCCGCCTCTGCCACCGCGTCCTCCCGGGGATCCGGCTCAGACCTGCAGGAGGGAAGGCACCGAGACGACCGGAGCGCCGAAGCCGTCGTCTCACGCTCCGCCCAGAAGAGACTGTGAAGCGGCCGACAGACTGACGCCCCGGTGCCGAGAGGACAAGCAGAGTGAAAAAGACTCGGAGACACCCGCCAGGAGACCCCGAGGCGCCTCGGAGAGGCCGGGCCCGGCCTCCGAGCAGATCCGATCCCACCGAGCCGAAGGGCGACGGCAAGGCGAAGTCTCAGACGGAGAGACGAAAACCTCGTCTCCAGACGCCTCGCACAGATCTCAGTCCGATAAgaaagccagcagcagcagcagagagcgaAGGCACGATAAATCCAGATCGGAGTCTGACCGCGGAGCGCCGCGAGGCTCTAAAGACGTCCACAGCCGAGAGCGAGAAGAGAGGACGAGCAGGACGGGCGACAAGCACAGGAGAGGGAGTCGCCACGCCGAGCGCCACAGCGATCCCGCCAAGGAGCGCAAAGATCCCCGAGACAGGAACcaccagaggagggaggaccgGCGGCGGGAAGACGACGGCCAGCAGCGGCCGAAGCTCGACAGTCAGACAGAGAGCGGGCGAGAACGAGACAAACGACGGAACAAAGAGGACAAACGAGAAAAGACGGTGAAAACATTCCCCAGAGAGTCAGCTGATGGGAGGAAACCCGGCGGCGAGGAAAACAGCCCCAGCAGGAAGCTGTGCTTCATGGAGACGCTGAATTTAACGCTCTCCCCCATCAAGAAGCCAGCGCcggccagcggcggcggccaggAGGCAGAGGGGGGACGGACGCCAGACGGGGACGGAGACCCGCCCCGGCTGGAGGACATGTGCGTCATTGATGAAGCCGACGTCAGCGAGTCGGAAGCAGGACTCGCCGAGGCTTCGAATTCAGCTCTGAACGGACAGGAGGGGGGGCTCGGTCCCCGGCGGTCCCCGGACACAGCAGAACCTGAAGTCCCTGTGCtcccaggaccagaaccacaggACAGCCCCTCCTGCCAGGGGGGGCGGGGTTTGCAGcaccaccaggaccaggtccgGACGGACTCTGAGAGCCGGGCAGATGGCGCCGAATCGGAGGACGGAGACCCCACGGAGTCTGGACAGCGCACCAGCAGGAAGCTCCAGTCAGCTGACTGCGGGGAAAGCAGCGGTccgcctgctgctgtggaggaccCGATGGTTCTCCGTCCAGGACCGgttcctcagagctcctcccaGGATTCGCCCAGACAGCTCGCCGTTCCTCCAccgccagcagagggcagcgcCGCCGAAGACACGAGCCTCAGGACCAGTCCTGACCAGGAAGCTCGTTCTCCTGCCCCCCCTCAGGACTCCCCACAGAAaccatgtcctcctcctgccccccctcaGGACTCTCCACAGAAaccatgtcctcctcctgtcccccctcAGGACTCTCCACAGAAaccatgtcctcctcctgtcccccctcAGGACTCTCCACAGAAaccatgtcctcctcctgtcccccctcAGGACTCTCCAGTGGAACcacgtcctcctcctgtcccccctcAGGACGCTCCAGAGGAACcacgtcctcctcctgtcccccctcAGGACTCTCCACAGAAaccatgtcctcctcctgtcccccctcAGGACGCTCCAGAGGAACcacgtcctcctcctgtcccccctcAGGACGCTCCACAGAAaccatgtcctcctcctgtcccccctcAGGATGCTCCACAGAAaccatgtcctcctcctgtcccccctcAGGACGCTCCACAGAAaccatgtcctcctcctgtcccccctcAGGATGCTCCACAGAAaccatgtcctcctcctgtcccccctcAGGACGCTCCACAGGAACCTCATCCCCCTGCTCTAGAGGACCAAAGCAGTAATCGACTGGACTCCTCCCAGAATGCCGCTGCTGTCCCCGGTACTCTCAGCCTGGACTCACTCCCACAGGACGGACTGAGTTTAAGCGAGGCCATCTTGGCTCTGGCTCAGGAAGACTCCGGTGAGAGTCCAGCAGAGCCCGGCTCCTCCGCCGGACGTGTCGGACCGCCCAGAGGCGTCGGCGTCTCCGAGGAGAAGCTGCCGGAGAGGCTCAGTCGCCTCAACGTCACACCCAAGAAGAGCTTCAGTCCCGGGAAGAGACAGGAGGCGTCCGGCTCCGGGCCCTTCCTCCACGACGAGGACTCCATGATGCGCACGCTCAACGGTCTGAAGAGGATCCCGGACGCCATCAGCCCGCTCCGGAGCCCCGTGCACGGCGCCAAGAGGACCCTGTCCCACCTGCATGGCAAGCCGGGACACGTGAAGAGCCTTCAGAAAG AATTCTCCGGTCCGCCTCTCGATGCCAGCTCGAAGAAGTTGGATGTAAACAAAGAGAACAAGTATCCCGGTTCTCCAGCTAACCGTGACGCGCCGAACCTGCCGGATAAGGCGTCGGACCCGTCGTCGGGCCTCTCGGACACTGAGCTGGAGGAAGGAGAAATTGTGAGTGAGCCTGACGAAGCGCCAGCCGgttctccagctcctgcagccaaGAGGGCGAAGTTAGCCCCGCCAGTGAAGAGTAAAGCCAGTCCTAAGTCTGTTCTGAAGAGGACACGAGATGAGCGTGCTTCTAAGGAGAGCCGTGACACAGCGGCTGGCTCAACACCAAGTCCGAAGAGTCGATTTAAAACGGTTCGGCCCGCAGCTACCAAGGCTTCCTTTTCCACCATCGACGACATCATGGAAACATTCAAGCTGGTTCGAACCGAGATCCGGAAAAAGTACATGAAACTGCATAAAACCTTTCCCAAGAAGAGCTTCTATGGCGTGATGGACAACTTCCAGGAGTCCTTCGTGGACTTTGTAGACGGCGCTCAGTTTGGGGCGATCTGCAGTCATTCGGCAGACCTGAAGTCAAAGCTCAAGAAACTGATCACGTCTGTGTTCAGCAAAGTGTCGAACAACGGCATCGTGAAACGCATCTTTGAACAGCAGGCAGTGGATATGAAGCAGAAGCTGTGGGACTTTGTGGACGCTCAGGTCAACTACCTGTTCCGGGAGATCGATGCGACGCTTCAGGGCCTCTGCAGGCCGAGTCAGAGCAACGACAAGAGGCCAGGCAGGCAGGATAAACCTCCACGGTCTCCAACCAGGAAGCCTCACTGTCAGCAGACGGAAGCACCGTGTGCTGCCTTCAGCCTGAACCCCGCCAGGCCCTGCACGTACAAGAAAGGTCTGGGGAGCCGAGGGAAAGACATCAGAATCACAGAAAGAGAAGGGAAGGCTGAATCGAATCCTCCAAATGATGCAGCTGAGTTTTTACCTCCTAAAAAGCTCTCGACTCCTGAGAAGAGCAGGTCTGTAGCGGTCTCTCAGAACGGCCTGCTGGTTGATAAAACCGACTTCCAGCTGCTCACAGAACAACAAGCCTCCAGTTTAACCTTCAACCTGGTGAGGGATTCTCAAATGGGAGAGATCTTCAAGTGCCTCCTGCAAGGCTCCGACCTTTTGGAAAGCGGTGGAGACAACGGTGCCTGGACCCTCGCCTCTCCCAGGAAGGATGGGGAGCGATTCGTTAGCGTCGCCACGCCAACGAAGTTTGATTCCCCATCAAAACTGTTTTCCCCAACCAAACTAGACACTCCCACCAAGCTTGTTGCGGCATGGGCGAGCATTTCGCCTCGCAGGCTGTCTTCGCCACGCCTGAAAGACCCAGTCCATCTGAACCCGGCTTTGTTTGATGAGAGCTGCATGCTGGAGCTTCCCTCGGACACTGCGGTCCAGCCACAGAAGTCCTTCTCCATTCTGACGGAAGACCTAGCCGTGTCTCTCACCATTCCCTCGCCTCTCAAATCCGACAGTCACctcagcttcctgcagccgTCCGGCGCCGGCATGCACCTCGTGTCCACGCCGGACAGCGTCATCAGCGCACACATCAGCGAGGACGCCCTGATGGACGGAGAGGACGCTACGGAGCAGGACATTCACCTCGCGCTGGACACCGATAACTCCAGCTGcgaccccagcagcagcagcggagccTCGTCGCCGCTCGCCACCCCCTTCGTCTTCAATCCCGACAAACCCATGCAGGCGCTGGTGATGGAGAAGTCCAACGACCACTTCATCGTCAAGATCCGGCAGGCCAATGGAGGTATCCCTCAGACCGACGAGGACAGTCTGGACCGAACCATCACGGAAGAGGCACAACACGAGGAGCAAGACGTGACGGCTCTGGAAAGCCGAGAACACCAGGAGCATGATGGGACGGCTCTGGAAAGTCAAAGACACCAGGAGCGTGATGGGATGGCTCTGGAAAGCCGAGAACACCAGGAGCATGATGGGACGGCTCTGGAAAGCCGAGAACACCAGGAGCATGATGGGACGGCTCTGGAAAGCCGAGAACACCAGGAGCATGATGGGACGGCTCTGGAAAGCCAAGAACACAAGGAGCATGATGGGATGGCTCTGGAAAGTCAAAGACACCAGGAGCATGATGGGACGGCTCTGGAaagtcaaacaaacacaggagTTATTGAAAGGTCTCATGAAGATTCCTGTTCCGGCAGTACTGTGCCTTCAGAGCCGAGTATTTCTAACTTCCCTGAACGCTCTGCGAACAGTCAGACTACAGCCAAGCTGAATGCCACCCTCACACACAAGGAGAGAAGGAAACTCATGAAAGAAACTATTCATAAAAGAGAGAGATCGTCTCAGAGCTCCTCCAGGAATTGTTCTCCTGATCCGTCTGTGGCAAAGCTGCCTGACGGGGGTTTAGATGACAGTTTGGACACGAGCCGTCAAAACTCTGACTGCACAGTCATTGCTGAAGAGAGTCGAGAAGGTCTTGGAAGAGAGGACATACCTCCAGAATGTCCCTCAGAGGTTCTCTCAGACGAGCCTCAG
- the casp8ap2 gene encoding CASP8-associated protein 2 isoform X1 has product MDRTCAPPGASEDSVDIYDGLDVGVSGCAGEASRPGSSVPLPAGTSCDRVLPESPRVAARLRESMDLYEELVTEEERCKEASYAELKSRFEAAQSQIEELRARLEQMETQNSGLTSENCCLKKNLSSLLQTARQEVKRKDAEILRLSQRSQKSHYHPQPRFSLQDPHQSQRASTVTSSSKPPPPPPGPAPAAPPLPPRPPGDPAQTCRREGTETTGAPKPSSHAPPRRDCEAADRLTPRCREDKQSEKDSETPARRPRGASERPGPASEQIRSHRAEGRRQGEVSDGETKTSSPDASHRSQSDKKASSSSRERRHDKSRSESDRGAPRGSKDVHSREREERTSRTGDKHRRGSRHAERHSDPAKERKDPRDRNHQRREDRRREDDGQQRPKLDSQTESGRERDKRRNKEDKREKTVKTFPRESADGRKPGGEENSPSRKLCFMETLNLTLSPIKKPAPASGGGQEAEGGRTPDGDGDPPRLEDMCVIDEADVSESEAGLAEASNSALNGQEGGLGPRRSPDTAEPEVPVLPGPEPQDSPSCQGGRGLQHHQDQVRTDSESRADGAESEDGDPTESGQRTSRKLQSADCGESSGPPAAVEDPMVLRPGPVPQSSSQDSPRQLAVPPPPAEGSAAEDTSLRTSPDQEARSPAPPQDSPQKPCPPPAPPQDSPQKPCPPPVPPQDSPQKPCPPPVPPQDSPQKPCPPPVPPQDSPVEPRPPPVPPQDAPEEPRPPPVPPQDSPQKPCPPPVPPQDAPEEPRPPPVPPQDAPQKPCPPPVPPQDAPQKPCPPPVPPQDAPQKPCPPPVPPQDAPQKPCPPPVPPQDAPQEPHPPALEDQSSNRLDSSQNAAAVPGTLSLDSLPQDGLSLSEAILALAQEDSGESPAEPGSSAGRVGPPRGVGVSEEKLPERLSRLNVTPKKSFSPGKRQEASGSGPFLHDEDSMMRTLNGLKRIPDAISPLRSPVHGAKRTLSHLHGKPGHVKSLQKEFSGPPLDASSKKLDVNKENKYPGSPANRDAPNLPDKASDPSSGLSDTELEEGEIVSEPDEAPAGSPAPAAKRAKLAPPVKSKASPKSVLKRTRDERASKESRDTAAGSTPSPKSRFKTVRPAATKASFSTIDDIMETFKLVRTEIRKKYMKLHKTFPKKSFYGVMDNFQESFVDFVDGAQFGAICSHSADLKSKLKKLITSVFSKVSNNGIVKRIFEQQAVDMKQKLWDFVDAQVNYLFREIDATLQGLCRPSQSNDKRPGRQDKPPRSPTRKPHCQQTEAPCAAFSLNPARPCTYKKGLGSRGKDIRITEREGKAESNPPNDAAEFLPPKKLSTPEKSRSVAVSQNGLLVDKTDFQLLTEQQASSLTFNLVRDSQMGEIFKCLLQGSDLLESGGDNGAWTLASPRKDGERFVSVATPTKFDSPSKLFSPTKLDTPTKLVAAWASISPRRLSSPRLKDPVHLNPALFDESCMLELPSDTAVQPQKSFSILTEDLAVSLTIPSPLKSDSHLSFLQPSGAGMHLVSTPDSVISAHISEDALMDGEDATEQDIHLALDTDNSSCDPSSSSGASSPLATPFVFNPDKPMQALVMEKSNDHFIVKIRQANGGIPQTDEDSLDRTITEEAQHEEQDVTALESREHQEHDGTALESQRHQERDGMALESREHQEHDGTALESREHQEHDGTALESREHQEHDGTALESQEHKEHDGMALESQRHQEHDGTALESQTNTGVIERSHEDSCSGSTVPSEPSISNFPERSANSQTTAKLNATLTHKERRKLMKETIHKRERSSQSSSRNCSPDPSVAKLPDGGLDDSLDTSRQNSDCTVIAEESREGLGREDIPPECPSEVLSDEPQKTVGSSTGSGPDVQNHLRDSDCDQQVQTGASLTSDPKRDETDVSESERCLAIAEDSSSSPQKPQTNHNKSRKRKKHQKKSKAKRSKDEESRKDKESPSSLASLSPNSLSAKNVVRKKGEVVIAWTRDEDRAILIALKTEGASRETFSALSERLHKPSEQVAHRFHQLMKLFRKMDS; this is encoded by the exons ATGGACCGCACCTGTGCTC CCCCGGGAGCCAGCGAGGACTCTGTGGACATCTACGACGGGCTGGACGTGGGCGTGAGCGGCTGTGCAGGTGAAGCCTCCCGGCCTGGGTCGAGCGTTCCGCTCCCAGCCGGGACGTCATGTGACCGTGTGCTTCCAGAGTCGCCTCGAGTCGCCGCTCGCCTCCGAGAGTCCATGGACCTGTACGAGGAGCTGGTGACCGAGGAGGAGCGCTGCAAGGAGGCGTCGTACGCCGAG TTGAAATCCAGAtttgaagcagctcagagccAAATTGAGGAGCTGAGAGCGAGGCTGGAGCAGATGGAGACCCAG AACTCGGGTCTGACCAGTGAGAACTGCTGCCTGAAGAAGAACCTCTCGTCTCTTCTTCAAACGGCccgacaggaagtgaagaggaaagacgCGGAGATCTTGAGGCTGTCTCAACG GTCACAGAAGTCCCACTACCATCCACAGCCTCGCTTCAGTCTGCAGGATCCACATCAGTCTCAGCGCGCCTCCACAGTCACCTCCTCCAGTaaaccacctcctccaccccctggccccgcccccgcggCTCCGCCTCTGCCACCGCGTCCTCCCGGGGATCCGGCTCAGACCTGCAGGAGGGAAGGCACCGAGACGACCGGAGCGCCGAAGCCGTCGTCTCACGCTCCGCCCAGAAGAGACTGTGAAGCGGCCGACAGACTGACGCCCCGGTGCCGAGAGGACAAGCAGAGTGAAAAAGACTCGGAGACACCCGCCAGGAGACCCCGAGGCGCCTCGGAGAGGCCGGGCCCGGCCTCCGAGCAGATCCGATCCCACCGAGCCGAAGGGCGACGGCAAGGCGAAGTCTCAGACGGAGAGACGAAAACCTCGTCTCCAGACGCCTCGCACAGATCTCAGTCCGATAAgaaagccagcagcagcagcagagagcgaAGGCACGATAAATCCAGATCGGAGTCTGACCGCGGAGCGCCGCGAGGCTCTAAAGACGTCCACAGCCGAGAGCGAGAAGAGAGGACGAGCAGGACGGGCGACAAGCACAGGAGAGGGAGTCGCCACGCCGAGCGCCACAGCGATCCCGCCAAGGAGCGCAAAGATCCCCGAGACAGGAACcaccagaggagggaggaccgGCGGCGGGAAGACGACGGCCAGCAGCGGCCGAAGCTCGACAGTCAGACAGAGAGCGGGCGAGAACGAGACAAACGACGGAACAAAGAGGACAAACGAGAAAAGACGGTGAAAACATTCCCCAGAGAGTCAGCTGATGGGAGGAAACCCGGCGGCGAGGAAAACAGCCCCAGCAGGAAGCTGTGCTTCATGGAGACGCTGAATTTAACGCTCTCCCCCATCAAGAAGCCAGCGCcggccagcggcggcggccaggAGGCAGAGGGGGGACGGACGCCAGACGGGGACGGAGACCCGCCCCGGCTGGAGGACATGTGCGTCATTGATGAAGCCGACGTCAGCGAGTCGGAAGCAGGACTCGCCGAGGCTTCGAATTCAGCTCTGAACGGACAGGAGGGGGGGCTCGGTCCCCGGCGGTCCCCGGACACAGCAGAACCTGAAGTCCCTGTGCtcccaggaccagaaccacaggACAGCCCCTCCTGCCAGGGGGGGCGGGGTTTGCAGcaccaccaggaccaggtccgGACGGACTCTGAGAGCCGGGCAGATGGCGCCGAATCGGAGGACGGAGACCCCACGGAGTCTGGACAGCGCACCAGCAGGAAGCTCCAGTCAGCTGACTGCGGGGAAAGCAGCGGTccgcctgctgctgtggaggaccCGATGGTTCTCCGTCCAGGACCGgttcctcagagctcctcccaGGATTCGCCCAGACAGCTCGCCGTTCCTCCAccgccagcagagggcagcgcCGCCGAAGACACGAGCCTCAGGACCAGTCCTGACCAGGAAGCTCGTTCTCCTGCCCCCCCTCAGGACTCCCCACAGAAaccatgtcctcctcctgccccccctcaGGACTCTCCACAGAAaccatgtcctcctcctgtcccccctcAGGACTCTCCACAGAAaccatgtcctcctcctgtcccccctcAGGACTCTCCACAGAAaccatgtcctcctcctgtcccccctcAGGACTCTCCAGTGGAACcacgtcctcctcctgtcccccctcAGGACGCTCCAGAGGAACcacgtcctcctcctgtcccccctcAGGACTCTCCACAGAAaccatgtcctcctcctgtcccccctcAGGACGCTCCAGAGGAACcacgtcctcctcctgtcccccctcAGGACGCTCCACAGAAaccatgtcctcctcctgtcccccctcAGGATGCTCCACAGAAaccatgtcctcctcctgtcccccctcAGGACGCTCCACAGAAaccatgtcctcctcctgtcccccctcAGGATGCTCCACAGAAaccatgtcctcctcctgtcccccctcAGGACGCTCCACAGGAACCTCATCCCCCTGCTCTAGAGGACCAAAGCAGTAATCGACTGGACTCCTCCCAGAATGCCGCTGCTGTCCCCGGTACTCTCAGCCTGGACTCACTCCCACAGGACGGACTGAGTTTAAGCGAGGCCATCTTGGCTCTGGCTCAGGAAGACTCCGGTGAGAGTCCAGCAGAGCCCGGCTCCTCCGCCGGACGTGTCGGACCGCCCAGAGGCGTCGGCGTCTCCGAGGAGAAGCTGCCGGAGAGGCTCAGTCGCCTCAACGTCACACCCAAGAAGAGCTTCAGTCCCGGGAAGAGACAGGAGGCGTCCGGCTCCGGGCCCTTCCTCCACGACGAGGACTCCATGATGCGCACGCTCAACGGTCTGAAGAGGATCCCGGACGCCATCAGCCCGCTCCGGAGCCCCGTGCACGGCGCCAAGAGGACCCTGTCCCACCTGCATGGCAAGCCGGGACACGTGAAGAGCCTTCAGAAAG AATTCTCCGGTCCGCCTCTCGATGCCAGCTCGAAGAAGTTGGATGTAAACAAAGAGAACAAGTATCCCGGTTCTCCAGCTAACCGTGACGCGCCGAACCTGCCGGATAAGGCGTCGGACCCGTCGTCGGGCCTCTCGGACACTGAGCTGGAGGAAGGAGAAATTGTGAGTGAGCCTGACGAAGCGCCAGCCGgttctccagctcctgcagccaaGAGGGCGAAGTTAGCCCCGCCAGTGAAGAGTAAAGCCAGTCCTAAGTCTGTTCTGAAGAGGACACGAGATGAGCGTGCTTCTAAGGAGAGCCGTGACACAGCGGCTGGCTCAACACCAAGTCCGAAGAGTCGATTTAAAACGGTTCGGCCCGCAGCTACCAAGGCTTCCTTTTCCACCATCGACGACATCATGGAAACATTCAAGCTGGTTCGAACCGAGATCCGGAAAAAGTACATGAAACTGCATAAAACCTTTCCCAAGAAGAGCTTCTATGGCGTGATGGACAACTTCCAGGAGTCCTTCGTGGACTTTGTAGACGGCGCTCAGTTTGGGGCGATCTGCAGTCATTCGGCAGACCTGAAGTCAAAGCTCAAGAAACTGATCACGTCTGTGTTCAGCAAAGTGTCGAACAACGGCATCGTGAAACGCATCTTTGAACAGCAGGCAGTGGATATGAAGCAGAAGCTGTGGGACTTTGTGGACGCTCAGGTCAACTACCTGTTCCGGGAGATCGATGCGACGCTTCAGGGCCTCTGCAGGCCGAGTCAGAGCAACGACAAGAGGCCAGGCAGGCAGGATAAACCTCCACGGTCTCCAACCAGGAAGCCTCACTGTCAGCAGACGGAAGCACCGTGTGCTGCCTTCAGCCTGAACCCCGCCAGGCCCTGCACGTACAAGAAAGGTCTGGGGAGCCGAGGGAAAGACATCAGAATCACAGAAAGAGAAGGGAAGGCTGAATCGAATCCTCCAAATGATGCAGCTGAGTTTTTACCTCCTAAAAAGCTCTCGACTCCTGAGAAGAGCAGGTCTGTAGCGGTCTCTCAGAACGGCCTGCTGGTTGATAAAACCGACTTCCAGCTGCTCACAGAACAACAAGCCTCCAGTTTAACCTTCAACCTGGTGAGGGATTCTCAAATGGGAGAGATCTTCAAGTGCCTCCTGCAAGGCTCCGACCTTTTGGAAAGCGGTGGAGACAACGGTGCCTGGACCCTCGCCTCTCCCAGGAAGGATGGGGAGCGATTCGTTAGCGTCGCCACGCCAACGAAGTTTGATTCCCCATCAAAACTGTTTTCCCCAACCAAACTAGACACTCCCACCAAGCTTGTTGCGGCATGGGCGAGCATTTCGCCTCGCAGGCTGTCTTCGCCACGCCTGAAAGACCCAGTCCATCTGAACCCGGCTTTGTTTGATGAGAGCTGCATGCTGGAGCTTCCCTCGGACACTGCGGTCCAGCCACAGAAGTCCTTCTCCATTCTGACGGAAGACCTAGCCGTGTCTCTCACCATTCCCTCGCCTCTCAAATCCGACAGTCACctcagcttcctgcagccgTCCGGCGCCGGCATGCACCTCGTGTCCACGCCGGACAGCGTCATCAGCGCACACATCAGCGAGGACGCCCTGATGGACGGAGAGGACGCTACGGAGCAGGACATTCACCTCGCGCTGGACACCGATAACTCCAGCTGcgaccccagcagcagcagcggagccTCGTCGCCGCTCGCCACCCCCTTCGTCTTCAATCCCGACAAACCCATGCAGGCGCTGGTGATGGAGAAGTCCAACGACCACTTCATCGTCAAGATCCGGCAGGCCAATGGAGGTATCCCTCAGACCGACGAGGACAGTCTGGACCGAACCATCACGGAAGAGGCACAACACGAGGAGCAAGACGTGACGGCTCTGGAAAGCCGAGAACACCAGGAGCATGATGGGACGGCTCTGGAAAGTCAAAGACACCAGGAGCGTGATGGGATGGCTCTGGAAAGCCGAGAACACCAGGAGCATGATGGGACGGCTCTGGAAAGCCGAGAACACCAGGAGCATGATGGGACGGCTCTGGAAAGCCGAGAACACCAGGAGCATGATGGGACGGCTCTGGAAAGCCAAGAACACAAGGAGCATGATGGGATGGCTCTGGAAAGTCAAAGACACCAGGAGCATGATGGGACGGCTCTGGAaagtcaaacaaacacaggagTTATTGAAAGGTCTCATGAAGATTCCTGTTCCGGCAGTACTGTGCCTTCAGAGCCGAGTATTTCTAACTTCCCTGAACGCTCTGCGAACAGTCAGACTACAGCCAAGCTGAATGCCACCCTCACACACAAGGAGAGAAGGAAACTCATGAAAGAAACTATTCATAAAAGAGAGAGATCGTCTCAGAGCTCCTCCAGGAATTGTTCTCCTGATCCGTCTGTGGCAAAGCTGCCTGACGGGGGTTTAGATGACAGTTTGGACACGAGCCGTCAAAACTCTGACTGCACAGTCATTGCTGAAGAGAGTCGAGAAGGTCTTGGAAGAGAGGACATACCTCCAGAATGTCCCTCAGAGGTTCTCTCAGACGAGCCTCAG